Proteins encoded by one window of Chondromyces crocatus:
- a CDS encoding AAA-like domain-containing protein, with protein MNEWLVEGAGNRKAFEDLLEALRPAGNGGHTTGGALALVGAGSSARVRYPLWGGLLDRMATTVLENDPMAEAKLEALKGEPDLLWRAEEYRRLLGPDLFTALIRQVFGPEEAPHDEFHEDLVRLPFRHILTTNYDAVLEQAHTAAFHRPRAVAVTWSEASNLREIIQRIGDPTYGRRYVYLHGRFDAPDAIVLTEHDYTQRYTRQSDTWPKLFTLLAAQRVVSIGFSLSDLDLMAVFREVKALMGPGDPRHFAILPHEGETESGAARQRLQGRYGIRPVFYRQDATHQGLPALVRALVVALAPPRPSMAPEPVTPSVRPPPEPLPPKAGYDPLCYVRQPAVERRVSSGLAEAGSPVVVLGPARSGKTALLRHVLGDAVRADQAAGKQSRSVLIELSTFGPEAQVSYEDFLYELASRIVEGVEGDEGWLDDAWGRPGTPARRVTWLLRTHVLHTVTERLLLAIESADQLSRFGFWESVLGLLRAWAQECNAPWNRLRIAIAVSTEPTLMKEEIHRSPFFNAATLVRIDDLDEGQIEELTRHYRLRWTAAERATLVGLVGGHPYLLRLALYEAALHGTSARRIVEEAADGGGIFRDFLDQLRRKLDPELLAALCGVLQGSTAKLHPDVEDRLRSAGLLQSQAGVHRVRYPLYEAYFRRLCS; from the coding sequence ATGAACGAGTGGCTGGTCGAAGGTGCGGGCAACCGCAAGGCGTTCGAGGATCTGCTCGAAGCGCTCCGCCCCGCGGGCAACGGCGGCCACACGACGGGAGGCGCGCTGGCGCTGGTGGGCGCGGGGTCGAGCGCGCGGGTGCGTTACCCGCTCTGGGGGGGGTTGCTCGATCGGATGGCGACCACCGTCCTCGAGAACGATCCGATGGCCGAGGCCAAGCTGGAGGCGCTGAAGGGCGAGCCGGATCTGCTCTGGCGCGCGGAGGAGTACCGGCGGCTCCTGGGGCCCGATCTGTTCACCGCCCTGATCCGGCAGGTCTTCGGCCCCGAGGAGGCACCGCACGACGAGTTCCACGAGGACCTGGTGCGGCTGCCCTTCCGGCACATCCTGACGACGAACTACGACGCCGTGCTGGAGCAGGCGCACACGGCGGCGTTCCATCGGCCCCGGGCGGTGGCCGTGACCTGGAGCGAGGCGTCGAACCTGCGCGAGATCATCCAGCGAATCGGGGATCCGACGTACGGGCGGCGGTACGTGTACCTGCACGGTCGCTTCGACGCGCCGGACGCGATCGTGCTGACGGAGCACGACTACACGCAGCGGTACACGCGGCAGAGCGATACGTGGCCGAAGCTGTTCACGCTGCTGGCGGCACAGCGGGTGGTGTCGATCGGGTTCTCGCTGAGCGATCTGGATCTGATGGCGGTGTTCCGCGAGGTGAAGGCGCTGATGGGACCCGGGGACCCGCGGCACTTCGCGATCCTGCCGCACGAGGGGGAGACGGAGTCGGGCGCGGCGCGGCAGCGGCTGCAGGGGCGCTACGGGATCCGGCCGGTGTTCTACCGGCAGGACGCGACGCACCAGGGGCTTCCGGCGCTGGTGCGGGCCCTGGTCGTGGCGCTGGCACCACCCCGGCCCTCGATGGCGCCGGAGCCGGTCACCCCCAGCGTGCGACCGCCGCCCGAACCGCTGCCGCCCAAGGCAGGCTACGATCCGCTCTGCTACGTGCGGCAGCCGGCGGTGGAGCGGCGCGTGAGCTCGGGTCTGGCCGAAGCGGGGAGCCCGGTGGTGGTGCTCGGCCCAGCCCGGTCGGGGAAGACGGCGCTGCTCCGGCACGTGCTCGGGGACGCGGTGCGCGCCGATCAGGCGGCCGGGAAGCAGAGCCGCAGCGTGCTGATCGAGCTGTCGACGTTCGGTCCCGAGGCGCAGGTGTCCTACGAGGATTTCCTGTACGAGCTGGCGTCACGGATCGTGGAGGGGGTGGAGGGGGACGAGGGGTGGCTCGATGATGCCTGGGGGCGGCCAGGGACACCCGCGCGACGGGTCACGTGGCTGCTGAGGACGCACGTGCTCCACACGGTCACCGAGCGGCTGCTGCTCGCGATCGAGTCCGCCGATCAGCTCTCGCGCTTCGGGTTCTGGGAGAGCGTGCTGGGGTTGCTGCGCGCGTGGGCGCAGGAGTGCAACGCGCCGTGGAACCGGCTGCGCATCGCGATCGCCGTGTCCACCGAGCCCACGCTGATGAAGGAGGAGATCCACCGCTCGCCCTTCTTCAATGCCGCCACCCTCGTCCGCATCGACGATCTGGACGAGGGGCAGATCGAGGAGCTGACCCGGCACTACCGGCTGCGCTGGACGGCCGCGGAGCGGGCGACGCTGGTGGGGCTCGTGGGCGGGCACCCGTACCTCTTGCGGTTGGCCCTGTACGAGGCGGCGCTGCACGGGACGAGCGCGCGGCGCATCGTCGAGGAGGCGGCCGACGGGGGTGGGATCTTCCGCGACTTCCTCGATCAGCTCCGCCGGAAGCTCGATCCGGAGCTGCTCGCGGCGCTCTGCGGGGTGCTCCAGGGGAGCACGGCGAAGCTGCACCCGGATGTCGAGGACCGGCTGCGCAGCGCGGGCCTGCTCCAGAGTCAGGCAGGGGTCCACCGCGTCCGCTATCCGCTTTATGAAGCGTACTTCCGCCGGCTGTGCTCATGA
- a CDS encoding AAA-like domain-containing protein, protein MSESILPDSEIAPSTQSFQTEGRGIVDADGQGFYVVRRSDAELLERLLRREPCYVLAPRQIGKSSLRIRTQERLRAKGIRCVSVDLTSVGSGASADEWYFSIAAAIHEDLGLDAQTDLDGFWRKNRRMSPVRRFRQYLGEILLGEGGEGPPIVLFLDEIDVTLALPFSRDDFFGLIRSAREARADDPRWSRLTFCLIGVAAPLDLVADPERTPFNNSFEVRLDDFSREEARTFLPGLAQARGNPEALLDAVLGWTNGHPALTQRLCYHLCQQARTEGGSREVGRDAGKRVDGLVELLFLESGRISDPILLDAERRFAGDRPDARIPVMLHLYRRLLDGEDVDADGNNPRQFGLRIAGLAAERKERATDGETVPPEEPTRSASRTVLRVRNRIFATVFDHAWVDERLARRFLTEPLQIWKDSGRKSDHVLRGDSLGIALAWAKGREDVSPDEHDFLQASLEDQGRAQAERQQAEVERARRERAEQLMRSQRRIVSILTVSSALLFLLMLFVIYLYSERERALQVETQLRAEAEDASAVLKRRSEERLNSARAERDQAAQDYEQAEALQKRSSEEAQRKKSDADQAEDEARKTLTKTPRWSPERGKAEKKSEEAQKIREEAHRLASTAEGAEREMRVAWQRYTNADKVVAALEGRKLSETVAGSLQGAIDVEAEVAQGLREQLDERESELASAQAEIEQLRQKQSELEQLVEKSQGELTTMQRDLTTVQRELNAARAAQRAPTGATPKGGSMEGGGN, encoded by the coding sequence ATGAGCGAATCCATCCTCCCCGACAGCGAGATCGCGCCCTCGACGCAGTCGTTCCAGACCGAGGGGCGAGGCATCGTCGACGCTGACGGTCAGGGGTTCTACGTGGTCCGCCGCTCGGACGCGGAGCTTCTGGAGCGGCTGCTCCGGCGGGAGCCGTGCTACGTGCTGGCGCCGAGGCAGATCGGCAAATCGAGCCTGCGGATCCGCACGCAGGAGCGCCTCCGGGCGAAGGGGATCCGCTGTGTCTCGGTGGACCTGACGAGCGTGGGCAGCGGGGCGAGCGCGGACGAGTGGTACTTCAGCATCGCCGCGGCGATTCACGAGGATCTGGGGCTGGACGCGCAGACGGACCTCGACGGGTTCTGGCGCAAGAACCGTCGGATGTCACCCGTGCGCAGGTTCCGGCAGTATCTGGGCGAGATCTTGCTCGGGGAGGGGGGCGAGGGGCCTCCGATCGTGCTCTTTCTCGACGAGATCGATGTGACGCTCGCGCTGCCCTTCTCCAGGGATGATTTCTTCGGGCTGATCCGGTCCGCGCGGGAGGCGCGCGCCGACGATCCGCGGTGGTCGCGCCTGACGTTCTGCCTGATCGGGGTCGCAGCGCCGCTCGATCTGGTCGCGGATCCGGAGCGGACGCCGTTCAACAACTCGTTCGAGGTGCGCCTCGACGACTTCTCGCGCGAGGAGGCGCGGACGTTCTTGCCAGGCCTCGCGCAGGCCCGCGGAAATCCGGAGGCACTCCTCGACGCGGTCCTCGGCTGGACCAATGGTCACCCGGCGCTCACCCAGCGCCTCTGCTACCACCTCTGCCAGCAGGCGCGCACGGAGGGTGGCTCGCGGGAAGTGGGGCGCGATGCAGGAAAGCGGGTGGATGGGCTCGTCGAGCTGCTCTTCCTGGAGAGCGGGCGCATCAGCGATCCCATCCTGCTCGATGCGGAGCGGCGTTTCGCTGGCGATCGCCCGGATGCGCGCATCCCGGTGATGCTGCACCTGTATCGCCGGTTGCTCGATGGGGAGGACGTCGACGCCGACGGCAACAACCCGCGGCAGTTCGGGCTGCGCATCGCCGGGCTCGCGGCCGAGCGCAAGGAACGGGCGACCGATGGAGAGACCGTCCCGCCGGAGGAGCCGACGCGGAGCGCTTCACGGACGGTGCTGCGGGTGCGCAACCGGATCTTCGCCACGGTGTTCGATCATGCCTGGGTGGACGAGCGGCTGGCGCGGCGGTTCCTGACGGAGCCGCTCCAGATCTGGAAGGACTCGGGTCGCAAGAGCGATCATGTGCTGCGAGGGGACTCCCTGGGGATCGCGCTCGCGTGGGCGAAGGGGCGGGAGGACGTGAGCCCCGACGAGCACGATTTCTTGCAGGCGTCGCTGGAGGATCAGGGGCGCGCTCAGGCGGAACGCCAGCAGGCCGAGGTGGAGCGGGCACGCCGCGAGCGCGCAGAGCAGCTGATGCGGTCGCAGCGACGGATCGTGTCGATCCTGACCGTGAGCAGCGCGCTGCTGTTCTTGCTGATGCTGTTCGTGATCTACCTTTACTCGGAGCGTGAGAGGGCCCTCCAGGTGGAGACCCAGCTGCGCGCCGAGGCAGAGGATGCGAGCGCAGTGCTCAAGCGGCGCTCCGAGGAACGACTCAATAGCGCACGCGCCGAGCGGGACCAGGCCGCACAGGACTACGAGCAGGCAGAGGCCCTTCAGAAGCGTTCGTCCGAGGAAGCGCAGCGCAAGAAGAGCGACGCCGACCAGGCAGAGGACGAAGCTCGGAAGACGCTGACGAAGACACCACGCTGGTCGCCGGAGCGCGGGAAAGCAGAAAAGAAGAGCGAGGAGGCGCAGAAGATCCGCGAGGAGGCGCATCGGCTGGCGTCCACCGCAGAGGGCGCAGAGCGGGAGATGAGGGTCGCCTGGCAACGGTATACGAACGCCGACAAAGTCGTGGCCGCACTGGAGGGACGGAAGCTCTCGGAGACGGTCGCCGGGTCCCTTCAAGGGGCCATCGACGTGGAGGCCGAGGTCGCGCAGGGACTGCGGGAGCAGCTCGACGAGCGCGAATCCGAGCTGGCCAGTGCCCAGGCAGAGATCGAGCAGCTCCGTCAGAAGCAAAGCGAGCTGGAGCAGCTCGTCGAGAAGTCGCAGGGCGAGCTGACGACCATGCAGCGCGACCTCACGACCGTGCAGCGCGAGCTGAACGCGGCCCGAGCTGCGCAGCGCGCGCCGACAGGAGCCACGCCCAAGGGGGGCAGCATGGAGGGTGGGGGAAACTGA
- a CDS encoding serine/threonine-protein kinase, protein MGLQVGYQVTPHVRLLRLLKAGGMGSVWAAEHLALQTQVAVKFIATNSAHIPAMVTRFKREATYTAQIKSPHVVQVHDHGVTEGGLPFIVMELLEGEALDERLMRGGPLPPFEVAQVLGQLCKVLGRAHQLGIIHRDIKLSNVFLLDADGDVFTKLLDFGVAKQKGDKGPQVTAGGDLVGTVVYMSPEQLNDAREVDARSDLWSLGVVAYRALTGELPFRKEGGLGSLLMAVNAGYFTPVSELRPELPSVLDDWFLRALARDPAERFSNAREMSEAFDVAVGWESPGARSYRSGAMLAQRMEAARHQGRRLIEPTLVDPVELELDELAPVSSGPSARVEEELAPTECASAQKALEARAPAAYAPSPFAPSRSVSVDYESTSSSGGGVPLSKVESSSNTAVVRLQALSGIDGNGGNSGPSLMRVALAGLALGAMGVMAVALLRANQTGSLEPSGASPGFSLGVETHLAPDTEVKPEEVEPSIAPATTGAAVAPPEAAGPGNEATADAPGTVPPGGGASAPRGTSAETSQGAVRAPGAPTPSTQPSPRPPATTPQKWAPAGARSTTKPARGKAATF, encoded by the coding sequence ATGGGGCTTCAGGTTGGCTACCAGGTCACCCCGCACGTAAGGCTTCTCCGGCTCCTCAAGGCGGGTGGGATGGGCTCGGTGTGGGCCGCTGAGCACCTCGCGCTGCAGACCCAGGTCGCGGTCAAGTTCATCGCGACCAACTCGGCGCACATCCCTGCCATGGTCACCCGCTTCAAGCGCGAGGCGACCTACACCGCCCAGATCAAGAGCCCGCACGTCGTGCAGGTCCACGACCATGGCGTCACCGAGGGGGGCCTCCCGTTCATCGTGATGGAACTCCTGGAGGGCGAGGCACTCGACGAGCGTCTCATGCGGGGAGGCCCGCTCCCGCCCTTCGAGGTCGCCCAGGTCCTGGGGCAGCTCTGCAAGGTGCTCGGTCGCGCGCACCAGCTCGGGATCATCCACCGCGACATCAAGCTGAGCAACGTGTTCCTTCTCGACGCCGACGGTGACGTGTTCACCAAGCTGCTCGACTTCGGCGTTGCCAAGCAGAAGGGCGACAAGGGCCCCCAGGTGACCGCGGGCGGCGATCTCGTGGGCACCGTCGTGTACATGAGCCCCGAGCAGCTCAACGACGCGCGCGAGGTCGACGCCCGCAGCGACCTGTGGTCCCTGGGCGTGGTCGCGTACCGCGCGCTCACGGGCGAGCTGCCCTTCCGCAAGGAGGGGGGCCTCGGCTCGCTGCTGATGGCGGTGAACGCGGGGTACTTCACCCCGGTGAGCGAGCTTCGACCCGAGCTTCCCTCGGTCCTGGACGACTGGTTCCTCCGTGCCCTGGCGCGGGACCCGGCCGAGCGCTTCAGCAACGCGCGCGAGATGAGTGAAGCGTTCGACGTCGCCGTCGGCTGGGAGTCCCCGGGCGCTCGCTCCTACCGCTCGGGCGCGATGCTGGCCCAGCGGATGGAGGCCGCGCGACATCAAGGGAGGCGCTTGATCGAGCCTACCCTGGTCGACCCCGTGGAACTGGAACTGGACGAGCTGGCGCCCGTCTCCAGTGGCCCGTCCGCTCGCGTCGAGGAAGAGCTGGCACCGACGGAGTGCGCCTCCGCGCAGAAGGCCCTCGAAGCGCGTGCGCCGGCTGCCTACGCCCCCAGCCCGTTCGCCCCGAGCCGGAGCGTGTCGGTGGACTACGAGTCCACCTCGTCCAGCGGTGGAGGCGTGCCCCTGTCGAAGGTGGAGTCCAGCTCGAACACCGCCGTGGTGCGGTTGCAGGCGCTCTCTGGCATCGACGGCAACGGGGGGAACAGCGGGCCGAGCCTGATGCGGGTCGCGCTCGCGGGCCTCGCCCTGGGAGCCATGGGCGTGATGGCGGTGGCACTTCTCCGGGCCAACCAGACGGGTTCACTGGAGCCGAGCGGCGCCTCGCCGGGCTTCTCCCTGGGCGTCGAGACCCACCTCGCACCGGACACGGAAGTGAAGCCGGAAGAGGTCGAGCCGAGCATCGCCCCGGCGACCACCGGGGCAGCGGTCGCGCCTCCAGAGGCTGCTGGACCGGGGAACGAGGCCACCGCGGATGCCCCTGGCACCGTCCCGCCAGGTGGAGGCGCATCGGCTCCGCGCGGCACCTCGGCGGAGACCTCGCAAGGTGCCGTGCGCGCACCGGGCGCGCCGACCCCATCGACGCAACCCTCTCCTCGACCCCCTGCCACCACGCCGCAGAAGTGGGCTCCCGCGGGGGCCCGGTCCACCACGAAACCCGCCCGTGGCAAGGCCGCCACCTTCTGA
- a CDS encoding Rieske (2Fe-2S) protein — translation MVKADWIDLGLLVDFPENEAVLRKDDAGRRYTCVRVGDEVNALDDRCPHQGYPLSQGCVRDGVLTCAWHNWKFDLATGGNQFGGDPVRRYPTRVEDGRVHLNRAIDRGAETRRLLASLRTALSRDEMSRALREALRLSELGLPIGEDSGLGKMGIAFEVVARDGAERAEYGFDHGLAMLTDLCAWVERGWVPVEEAFIVAAHAIAEPSRHLPQRSKVLAKHGGRALVAFLGSYEERQEPAKIVAALETEHREEAEARIRELVEAEGAEGARAAVLPFVARNLLDYGHGAIFLAKACELAARFPAVADDLLAAAVVQLSWATLDTTLPPWAATRAALDKLSAVLDERPESAAGGVALLLDPAERTTYEAQVLTGERQAIEATLALLGRGIDPVSLLRAVAHVAAVRLSRFDSAWERRTDAEVGVLDVTHAVTFAQAAIALVDGKPGTTQFAAQFAVLAAAFVGKLRRADEPASDIAETQGAAAHEDLVEPGSLLQAAQARDVKRALRIAAGLDATGRARAYAELAPFAAFDAAVRPIFAAHAVKMTEAMHRLEAEDPHADGAYLKALLTYMVPRRPELQVRRIAEVARRFLQDGRPPEELY, via the coding sequence GTGGTGAAGGCGGACTGGATCGACCTCGGGCTGCTCGTCGACTTCCCCGAGAACGAAGCGGTGCTGCGGAAGGATGATGCCGGGCGAAGGTACACGTGCGTGCGCGTGGGGGATGAGGTCAACGCGCTCGATGACCGATGCCCTCATCAGGGCTATCCCCTCTCGCAGGGGTGCGTGCGCGACGGGGTGCTGACCTGCGCGTGGCACAACTGGAAGTTCGACCTCGCCACCGGCGGCAACCAGTTCGGCGGTGATCCTGTGCGCCGGTACCCGACGCGGGTCGAGGACGGTCGAGTCCACCTGAACCGCGCCATCGACCGCGGCGCGGAGACGCGACGCCTCCTGGCCTCGCTCCGGACCGCCCTGTCGCGGGACGAGATGTCGCGCGCGCTGCGCGAAGCCCTTCGCCTCTCGGAGCTGGGCCTCCCGATCGGCGAAGACAGCGGCCTCGGCAAGATGGGCATCGCCTTCGAGGTCGTGGCGCGGGACGGCGCCGAGCGCGCCGAGTACGGCTTCGATCATGGCCTCGCCATGCTCACCGACCTCTGCGCGTGGGTGGAGCGGGGGTGGGTACCCGTGGAAGAGGCCTTCATCGTCGCTGCGCACGCGATCGCCGAGCCGTCCCGCCACCTCCCGCAGCGCTCGAAGGTGCTGGCGAAGCATGGAGGCCGGGCGCTCGTTGCATTCCTCGGGAGCTACGAAGAGCGGCAGGAGCCAGCGAAGATCGTGGCCGCCCTGGAGACGGAACACCGGGAAGAAGCCGAAGCCCGCATCCGCGAGCTGGTGGAGGCCGAGGGGGCAGAGGGAGCGCGCGCGGCCGTCTTGCCCTTCGTCGCACGGAACCTGCTCGACTACGGGCACGGCGCGATCTTCCTGGCGAAGGCCTGCGAACTCGCGGCGCGCTTCCCCGCGGTGGCCGACGACCTCCTCGCCGCGGCGGTGGTGCAGCTCTCCTGGGCGACACTGGACACCACCTTGCCGCCCTGGGCCGCGACGCGCGCCGCGCTGGACAAGCTGAGCGCGGTGCTGGACGAGCGCCCGGAGAGCGCGGCCGGTGGTGTCGCCCTGCTGCTCGATCCCGCAGAGCGCACCACCTACGAGGCCCAGGTGCTCACCGGGGAGCGGCAGGCCATCGAGGCGACGCTCGCGCTGCTCGGGCGCGGCATCGATCCCGTGAGCCTCCTGCGGGCCGTCGCGCACGTCGCTGCCGTGCGCCTCAGCCGGTTCGACTCGGCCTGGGAGCGGCGCACCGACGCCGAGGTCGGTGTGCTCGACGTGACCCACGCCGTGACCTTCGCCCAAGCGGCGATCGCGCTCGTGGACGGGAAGCCTGGAACCACGCAGTTCGCGGCCCAGTTCGCCGTGCTTGCGGCCGCTTTCGTCGGCAAGTTGCGGCGCGCGGACGAGCCCGCCTCGGACATCGCGGAGACGCAAGGCGCCGCTGCGCACGAAGATCTGGTGGAACCTGGCTCGCTCCTTCAAGCCGCCCAGGCGCGGGACGTGAAGCGCGCGCTGCGCATCGCTGCCGGGCTCGACGCCACAGGGCGCGCTCGCGCCTACGCCGAGCTGGCGCCGTTCGCCGCCTTCGATGCCGCGGTGCGACCCATCTTCGCTGCGCACGCCGTCAAGATGACCGAGGCCATGCATCGGCTGGAGGCGGAGGATCCCCACGCGGACGGCGCGTACCTGAAGGCGCTACTCACCTACATGGTGCCCCGTCGACCGGAGCTTCAGGTGCGCCGCATTGCCGAAGTCGCGCGTCGATTCCTGCAAGACGGCCGTCCTCCGGAAGAGCTGTACTGA
- a CDS encoding RtcB family protein produces the protein MAIAQIKGQRVDVKLWTRVHEVERSALAQLRNIAALPWVFHHVAAMPDVHYGKGATVGSVVAMKGAVSPAAVGVDIGCGMAAMRTNLTASDLPDTLKGLRDDLEEAIPVGFSAHGEPLAAADAWPLWKEFERLTPKVQGLLHKARCQLGTLGGGNHFLELCLDTEQRVWLMLHSGSRNIGKELAEIHMAKAKKLAHNRILPDRDLAVFLAGTPEMKSYRKDLFWAQEYARENRERMGALAEAVLRKHFPQLVVHERISCHHNYVAEEVHFGEEVLVTRKGAIRAGRGEMGIIPGSMGTRSYIVRGLGSTESFQSASHGAGRRMSRGEAKRRFTLKDLAAQTQGIECRKDGGVLDEIPGAYKDIDQVMADQHDLVEVAAELRQVLCVKG, from the coding sequence ATGGCGATCGCGCAGATCAAAGGCCAGCGCGTGGACGTGAAGCTCTGGACGCGCGTCCACGAGGTGGAGCGGTCTGCACTGGCACAGCTCCGGAACATCGCGGCCTTGCCGTGGGTGTTCCACCACGTCGCCGCGATGCCTGACGTGCACTACGGCAAGGGAGCGACCGTGGGATCGGTGGTCGCGATGAAAGGTGCGGTCTCGCCGGCAGCCGTCGGCGTCGACATCGGCTGCGGGATGGCGGCGATGCGCACGAACCTCACCGCGAGCGACCTCCCCGACACCTTGAAGGGCCTGCGCGACGATCTGGAAGAAGCGATCCCCGTCGGGTTCTCCGCACATGGCGAGCCGCTCGCGGCGGCTGACGCCTGGCCCCTCTGGAAGGAGTTCGAGCGGCTCACCCCCAAGGTGCAGGGGCTCCTCCACAAGGCCCGCTGCCAGCTCGGCACCCTCGGCGGAGGCAACCACTTCCTCGAGCTGTGCCTCGATACCGAGCAACGGGTGTGGCTGATGCTGCACTCCGGCTCCCGCAACATCGGCAAGGAGCTCGCGGAGATCCACATGGCCAAGGCGAAGAAGCTGGCCCACAACCGCATCTTGCCGGACCGCGACCTGGCCGTGTTCCTGGCGGGGACACCCGAGATGAAGTCGTACCGGAAGGACCTTTTCTGGGCCCAGGAGTATGCGCGCGAGAACCGCGAACGGATGGGCGCGCTCGCCGAGGCCGTGCTCCGGAAGCACTTCCCGCAGCTCGTCGTGCACGAGCGGATCTCCTGTCACCACAACTACGTGGCCGAGGAGGTGCACTTCGGCGAGGAGGTGCTGGTGACGCGCAAGGGGGCCATCCGAGCGGGGCGCGGCGAGATGGGCATCATCCCGGGATCGATGGGGACGCGCTCGTACATCGTGCGTGGTCTCGGGAGCACGGAGTCGTTCCAGAGCGCATCGCACGGCGCTGGCCGACGGATGAGCCGCGGTGAGGCGAAGCGGCGCTTCACGCTGAAGGATCTCGCAGCGCAGACGCAGGGGATCGAGTGTCGGAAGGACGGCGGCGTCCTCGACGAGATCCCGGGCGCCTACAAGGACATCGACCAGGTGATGGCAGACCAGCACGATCTCGTGGAGGTTGCAGCCGAGCTGCGGCAGGTGCTTTGTGTGAAGGGCTGA